One genomic segment of Mycolicibacterium chubuense NBB4 includes these proteins:
- a CDS encoding TetR/AcrR family transcriptional regulator, which produces MTSAETADAGSPTDTRQRLLDVAKVLISRQGFAGTSLQMIADELGFTKAAIYYHFRTRDQLLVAVMEPILHQIQRVVEMAEAQRTPRTQMNAMVEGFAAVVAKNRSLAAVMVFDPGVHRVLQLQPDWGDLIGRQLGILTQLDTGEAGVVKATALMTGLAGAATGAPLEMDETALIDELSDIGRRVLGLRQPARPSDSPMRNLRGPAAGRWKDFLPEG; this is translated from the coding sequence ATGACATCAGCAGAGACCGCAGATGCCGGCTCTCCCACCGACACCCGGCAACGGCTGCTCGATGTCGCCAAAGTCCTGATCAGCCGCCAAGGCTTCGCCGGGACTTCACTCCAGATGATCGCCGACGAACTGGGCTTCACGAAGGCGGCGATCTACTACCACTTCCGCACCCGTGACCAGCTGCTCGTCGCTGTGATGGAGCCGATCCTGCATCAGATCCAGCGCGTCGTCGAGATGGCGGAGGCACAGCGCACGCCCCGCACGCAGATGAACGCGATGGTGGAGGGCTTCGCCGCCGTCGTCGCCAAGAATCGCTCGCTGGCCGCCGTGATGGTCTTCGATCCCGGCGTGCACCGGGTCCTTCAGCTACAGCCGGACTGGGGCGACCTCATCGGGCGCCAACTCGGGATACTGACGCAGCTCGACACCGGCGAGGCCGGCGTCGTGAAGGCCACGGCTCTGATGACCGGGCTGGCCGGGGCGGCCACCGGCGCACCGCTCGAGATGGACGAGACCGCGCTGATCGACGAGCTGTCCGACATCGGCCGCCGCGTTCTGGGGCTACGTCAACCCGCTCGCCCGAGTGACTCACCGATGCGGAACCTGCGCGGACCCGCGGCGGGACGGTGGAAGGACTTCCTGCCGGAAGGGTGA
- the ligD gene encoding non-homologous end-joining DNA ligase, with translation MASAATELDVDGVKVRLTNPDKPYFPKLGKDGTKGKLVEYYLSVAEPMVSLLRDRPVHLQRFPDGIEGEEIYQKRLPQKRPDYLQACTVTFPSGRTADTLKVTHPSAIAWAAQMGSVTLHPWQVRCPDTEHPDELRIDFDPQPGTDFSDARVIAVDVLKPLLDELGLVGYPKTSGGRGVHVFLRIAADWDFIAVRRAGIALAREIERRAPDAVTTEWWKENRGARVFIDYNQNARDRTFASAYSARKTPIATVSTPLTWDELRDAEPDDYTIVTVPDFVAGRPDPWAAIETAAQSIEPLLQMVAADEERGLGDLPYPPNYPKMPGEPPRVQPSKKVAEHWDEDGNRV, from the coding sequence ATGGCAAGCGCGGCAACCGAACTCGATGTCGACGGGGTCAAGGTCCGACTGACCAACCCCGACAAGCCGTACTTCCCCAAGCTCGGCAAGGACGGGACCAAGGGGAAACTCGTCGAGTACTACCTGTCGGTGGCCGAGCCGATGGTGTCCCTGCTGCGCGACCGGCCGGTGCATCTGCAGCGGTTCCCCGACGGCATCGAGGGCGAGGAGATCTACCAGAAACGCCTGCCGCAGAAGCGACCCGACTATCTGCAGGCCTGCACCGTGACCTTCCCGTCGGGCCGAACCGCCGACACGCTGAAGGTCACGCACCCCTCGGCGATCGCGTGGGCGGCACAGATGGGTTCGGTGACCCTGCACCCGTGGCAGGTGCGTTGCCCGGACACCGAGCATCCGGACGAGTTGCGCATCGACTTCGACCCGCAGCCAGGCACCGACTTCTCCGACGCCCGCGTGATCGCCGTGGACGTGCTCAAACCACTCCTCGACGAACTCGGTCTGGTCGGCTACCCGAAGACCTCGGGCGGCCGCGGGGTGCATGTCTTTCTGCGCATCGCCGCCGACTGGGACTTCATCGCGGTGCGGCGGGCGGGCATCGCGCTGGCGCGCGAGATCGAGCGGCGCGCACCGGACGCCGTGACGACGGAGTGGTGGAAAGAAAACCGGGGTGCGCGGGTTTTCATCGATTACAACCAGAACGCGCGAGACCGCACCTTCGCGTCGGCGTACTCGGCGCGCAAGACCCCGATCGCGACGGTGTCGACGCCGCTGACCTGGGACGAGTTGCGCGACGCCGAGCCCGACGACTACACGATCGTCACCGTGCCCGATTTCGTTGCGGGCCGGCCTGACCCGTGGGCCGCTATCGAGACCGCTGCGCAGTCGATCGAACCCTTGCTGCAGATGGTGGCCGCGGACGAGGAGCGCGGGCTCGGCGACCTGCCCTACCCGCCGAACTACCCCAAGATGCCGGGCGAACCGCCACGGGTGCAGCCGAGCAAGAAAGTGGCTGAGCACTGGGACGAGGACGGAAACCGGGTTTAG
- a CDS encoding ATP-dependent DNA ligase, protein MGIVQLPVMPPLEPMLAKAQTTVPTDAGVWSYEPKWDGFRALVFRDGDDVVLLSRSGKDLARYFPEVLDAVRDELAPRCVLDGEIVVPREITADARSNENTADARSKTAKSRVRLDWESLSQRIHPAESRVRLLSTQTPAHFIGFDALAVGDTSLLRAPFRTRREALSGAVDEKQWCHVTRTTEDPVLGAQWLQEFEGAGLDGVIAKRLDGPYLAGKREMVKVKHHRDADCVAMGYRIHKSGEGIGSILLGLYRADGELQMVGGAASFTAKARLKLLADLEPLRIGDEVRDGEPSRWNSAADKRWIPVRPERVCEVAYDQMEGNGEYGQRFRHAVKFLRWRPDRDPASCTFEQLDVPLNYDLYDVLERS, encoded by the coding sequence ATGGGAATCGTGCAGCTTCCTGTGATGCCCCCACTCGAACCGATGCTGGCCAAGGCGCAGACCACGGTGCCGACCGATGCCGGGGTGTGGTCGTACGAGCCGAAGTGGGACGGCTTCCGGGCGCTGGTGTTCCGCGACGGCGACGACGTCGTGCTGCTGTCGCGCAGCGGCAAGGATCTGGCGCGCTACTTCCCCGAGGTCCTCGACGCGGTGCGCGACGAACTCGCGCCGCGTTGCGTGCTGGACGGCGAGATCGTCGTGCCCCGCGAGATCACTGCGGACGCGAGGAGCAATGAGAACACTGCGGACGCGAGGAGCAAGACGGCCAAGAGCCGGGTTCGGCTGGACTGGGAGTCGCTGAGCCAGCGCATCCATCCCGCCGAGTCGCGGGTCCGGCTGCTCTCGACGCAGACCCCGGCGCACTTCATCGGTTTCGACGCGCTGGCCGTCGGCGACACGTCGTTGCTTCGCGCACCGTTCCGCACGCGTCGAGAGGCGCTGTCCGGGGCGGTCGACGAGAAGCAGTGGTGCCACGTCACCCGGACCACCGAGGATCCTGTTCTGGGTGCGCAGTGGCTCCAGGAGTTCGAGGGCGCCGGACTCGACGGCGTGATCGCCAAGCGCCTCGACGGGCCCTACCTTGCGGGCAAGCGCGAGATGGTGAAGGTCAAGCATCACCGCGACGCGGACTGTGTGGCGATGGGCTATCGGATCCACAAGAGTGGTGAAGGCATCGGATCGATCCTTCTGGGCCTATACCGCGCCGACGGCGAGCTCCAGATGGTCGGTGGCGCTGCGTCGTTCACGGCCAAGGCGCGACTGAAGCTGCTCGCCGACCTGGAGCCGCTGCGCATCGGCGACGAGGTGCGCGACGGCGAACCCAGCCGCTGGAACTCCGCGGCGGACAAGCGCTGGATCCCGGTGCGCCCGGAGCGGGTGTGCGAGGTCGCCTATGACCAGATGGAGGGAAACGGCGAGTACGGGCAGCGATTCCGGCACGCCGTGAAGTTCCTGCGCTGGCGGCCCGACCGTGATCCGGCCAGCTGCACGTTCGAGCAGCTCGACGTGCCGTTGAACTACGATCTCTACGACGTCTTGGAGCGATCCTGA
- a CDS encoding TetR/AcrR family transcriptional regulator, translating into MPAESESKLRQRTDGRLDRSRDPAILNAALEALSEHGYDATNMNDIAARAGVGKAAIYRRWSSKAALLTDALVHWRPDLLESGAPDTGSLTRDLDAVVERVKRNDDARVSTDLVLRVALEAVHDHELASALDELMLLRGRRVMSAILDRAAERGEISADRNWSMVADVATAMGLLRVVRGQRVDAAFFREVFDTLVLPAVTAG; encoded by the coding sequence ATGCCAGCCGAGTCTGAATCGAAACTCCGTCAACGCACCGACGGGAGACTGGATCGGTCCCGCGATCCAGCCATTCTGAACGCCGCGCTGGAAGCGCTCAGCGAGCATGGCTATGACGCGACCAACATGAACGACATCGCAGCACGGGCGGGCGTGGGTAAAGCCGCGATCTACCGGCGCTGGTCGTCCAAGGCTGCGCTGCTGACCGATGCCCTGGTGCACTGGCGGCCCGACCTGCTCGAGAGCGGCGCCCCCGACACCGGCAGCCTGACCCGTGACCTGGACGCGGTGGTCGAACGGGTGAAGCGCAACGACGACGCCCGGGTGTCCACCGATCTGGTTCTGCGAGTGGCGTTGGAGGCCGTGCACGATCACGAACTCGCCTCGGCGCTGGACGAACTCATGCTGCTGCGCGGCCGTCGGGTGATGTCGGCGATCCTGGACCGGGCCGCCGAGCGCGGGGAGATCTCCGCCGACCGGAACTGGTCGATGGTCGCCGACGTGGCGACGGCCATGGGGCTGCTCCGAGTGGTCCGCGGTCAGCGCGTCGACGCGGCGTTCTTCCGTGAGGTGTTCGACACCCTGGTGCTGCCGGCGGTGACCGCCGGCTAG
- a CDS encoding RND family transporter, with protein MSEQLSPRRPVFVRLIRVLSIPIILFWLAVAVVTAMATPALDAVADQHAVSLAPHNSPAYESMLNIGAKFGEFNSDSTAMVVIEGQDKLGDSAHDYYNRIVAKLKADREHVQFIQDFWGDPLTAAGVQSPDGKAAYVQVFLVGAQGTTPSHESVAAVRDLVASVPAPPGVQAHVAGNTVLNADTSVAGHKSMATMALVSIGVIVVMLLIVYRSIVTTIIALVIVLVELFATQGIVATAGNLDIIGLTPYAVSMVTMLGIAAGTDYVIFLFGRYQEARANGEDREQAFYTAYHGVSHVILGSGLTIAGACLCLTMTTLPYFSTMGLPCAIALLVIVAAALTLAPAILTVVSRFGLLDAKRELSTRGWRKVGTAVVRWPMPIVAMTSLIAVIGFVSLLTYIPQYNDQKYTPSNMPANVAMTAAERHFSQARMNPELLMLEADHDLRNPADMLIIDRVAKAVFHLRGIERVQTITRPLGAPIEHSSIPFQIAMQNAATLQTAKYNNDNTAQMLEQADELSKTIANMQRMYEITKQIVATTHDMTGRTHDMVDTTNDLRDSIANFDDQFRPIRNYFYWEPHCYDIPMCWALRSIFDSLDGIDTLADKLEGLSGDIDQLDALMPQMLQTLPPTIESMKTMRDFMLSTHSTMAGIQKQMQESAQGSTMMGNYFDQAKNDDSFYLPPEVFQNPDFKRGLKMFVSPDGTAVRMIITHQGDPASVEGIKHVAGIRDVVADAVKGTPLENAKVSLAGTGSLYADMQNGVKTDLLIACIASMILIFAIMLLITRSVVAALVIVGTVAASLGTACGLSVLLWQDVLGLGVQWIVIPLSVVILLAVGSDYNLLVVSRLKEEIHAGLNTGIIRGMGATGRVVTAAGLVFAFTMMSMIVSDLRVVGQLGMTIGIGLMVDTLIVRSFMTPSIAAALGRWFWWPLNTFQILDRYRRGSGKLVAEEPSAEYGAHASRV; from the coding sequence ATGAGCGAACAGCTTTCGCCCCGGCGTCCGGTGTTCGTCCGCCTGATCCGTGTCCTGTCGATCCCGATCATCCTGTTCTGGCTGGCGGTCGCGGTGGTCACCGCCATGGCGACCCCCGCCCTCGATGCAGTGGCGGACCAGCACGCGGTGTCGTTGGCACCGCACAATTCGCCGGCATACGAGTCGATGCTCAACATCGGCGCCAAGTTCGGGGAGTTCAACTCGGACTCGACGGCGATGGTGGTCATCGAGGGCCAGGACAAGCTCGGCGACAGCGCGCACGACTACTACAACCGGATCGTCGCCAAGCTCAAGGCCGACCGGGAGCACGTCCAGTTCATCCAGGACTTCTGGGGTGACCCGCTGACCGCGGCCGGTGTGCAGAGTCCCGACGGCAAGGCCGCCTACGTCCAAGTCTTCCTGGTCGGCGCCCAGGGCACCACGCCCAGCCACGAGTCCGTCGCCGCGGTACGCGATCTCGTCGCCTCCGTCCCGGCGCCGCCCGGGGTGCAGGCCCACGTCGCCGGCAACACCGTGCTCAACGCCGACACCAGTGTGGCGGGCCACAAGAGCATGGCGACGATGGCGCTGGTGTCGATCGGCGTGATTGTGGTGATGCTGCTGATCGTCTACCGGTCGATCGTCACCACGATCATCGCGCTCGTCATCGTGCTCGTGGAACTGTTCGCCACCCAGGGGATCGTGGCGACCGCGGGCAACCTGGACATCATCGGGCTGACCCCGTACGCCGTCAGCATGGTGACGATGCTCGGCATCGCGGCGGGCACGGACTACGTGATCTTCCTGTTCGGCCGCTACCAGGAGGCGCGCGCTAACGGGGAGGACCGCGAACAGGCTTTCTACACCGCCTATCACGGGGTTTCGCACGTGATCCTGGGTTCGGGTCTGACGATCGCCGGGGCGTGTCTGTGTCTGACGATGACCACGCTGCCGTACTTCTCCACGATGGGTCTGCCGTGTGCGATCGCGCTGCTGGTGATCGTGGCGGCGGCGTTGACGCTGGCGCCGGCGATCCTGACGGTCGTCTCGCGGTTCGGGCTGCTCGACGCCAAGCGGGAACTGTCGACGCGGGGTTGGCGCAAGGTCGGCACGGCCGTCGTCCGGTGGCCGATGCCGATCGTCGCGATGACCTCGCTGATCGCCGTCATCGGCTTCGTCAGCCTGCTGACCTACATCCCGCAGTACAACGACCAGAAGTACACGCCCTCCAACATGCCGGCGAACGTCGCGATGACCGCGGCCGAGAGGCACTTCTCGCAGGCCAGGATGAACCCCGAGTTGCTCATGCTCGAAGCCGATCACGATCTGCGCAACCCGGCGGACATGCTCATCATCGACCGGGTCGCCAAGGCCGTCTTCCACCTCCGCGGTATCGAGCGGGTGCAGACCATCACGCGGCCGCTGGGCGCGCCGATCGAGCACAGTTCGATCCCGTTCCAGATCGCGATGCAGAACGCGGCGACGCTGCAGACGGCCAAGTACAACAACGACAACACCGCCCAGATGCTCGAGCAGGCGGACGAGTTGAGCAAGACGATCGCCAACATGCAGCGGATGTACGAGATCACCAAGCAGATCGTGGCGACTACCCACGACATGACGGGCAGAACCCACGACATGGTGGACACCACCAACGATCTGCGGGACAGCATCGCCAACTTCGACGACCAATTCCGCCCGATCCGCAACTACTTCTATTGGGAACCGCACTGCTACGACATCCCGATGTGCTGGGCGCTGCGGTCGATCTTCGATTCACTCGACGGCATCGACACACTCGCCGACAAGTTGGAAGGCCTCAGCGGCGACATCGACCAGCTTGACGCGCTGATGCCGCAGATGCTCCAGACATTGCCTCCCACAATCGAATCCATGAAGACCATGCGCGACTTCATGTTGTCGACGCACAGCACCATGGCCGGCATCCAGAAGCAGATGCAGGAGTCGGCCCAGGGGTCGACCATGATGGGCAACTACTTCGACCAGGCCAAGAACGACGACTCGTTCTACCTGCCGCCCGAGGTGTTTCAGAACCCCGACTTCAAGCGCGGGCTGAAGATGTTCGTCTCGCCCGACGGCACGGCGGTGCGGATGATCATCACCCACCAGGGCGACCCGGCCTCGGTGGAGGGCATCAAGCACGTCGCCGGGATCAGGGACGTGGTGGCCGACGCGGTCAAGGGCACGCCGCTGGAGAACGCGAAGGTGTCGCTGGCGGGAACCGGCTCGCTGTATGCCGACATGCAGAACGGCGTGAAGACCGACCTCCTCATCGCCTGCATCGCGTCGATGATCCTGATCTTCGCGATCATGCTGCTGATCACCCGCAGCGTCGTCGCCGCACTGGTCATCGTCGGAACGGTCGCGGCGTCACTGGGTACCGCGTGCGGTCTGTCTGTGCTGCTGTGGCAGGACGTCCTGGGCCTCGGGGTGCAGTGGATCGTGATCCCGCTGTCGGTGGTGATCCTGCTGGCGGTGGGCTCCGACTACAACCTGCTGGTGGTGTCGCGCCTGAAAGAGGAGATCCACGCCGGTCTCAACACCGGCATCATCCGCGGTATGGGCGCCACCGGACGCGTGGTGACGGCCGCGGGGCTGGTGTTCGCGTTCACGATGATGTCGATGATCGTCAGTGACCTACGGGTGGTCGGCCAGCTCGGCATGACGATCGGCATCGGCCTGATGGTCGACACGCTGATCGTCCGGTCGTTCATGACGCCGTCCATCGCGGCGGCGCTGGGCCGCTGGTTCTGGTGGCCGCTCAACACCTTCCAGATTCTCGACCGGTACCGCCGCGGATCTGGGAAACTGGTGGCCGAGGAGCCATCAGCCGAGTATGGAGCCCATGCCAGCCGAGTCTGA
- a CDS encoding MmpS family transport accessory protein: protein MARASTRAWIPLLLVVVVALGAYAVLRVRGDIGGHELSGGTEAGAGGFTDPFNPKHITYEISSSSSNGPVSVDYLDENGQPHHVDGQLPWSFTIVTTLPSMSANIVAQAGTGASDLRCRVVVDGQVRDDRSTDEYHPFIYCLVKSV, encoded by the coding sequence TTGGCGAGGGCTTCAACGAGGGCCTGGATACCACTGCTCCTCGTGGTGGTGGTCGCGCTCGGCGCCTACGCGGTTCTTCGTGTCCGCGGGGACATCGGCGGCCATGAACTGTCGGGAGGCACCGAAGCCGGCGCCGGCGGGTTCACGGATCCGTTCAACCCCAAGCACATCACCTACGAGATCTCGAGCTCCTCGTCCAACGGTCCGGTCAGCGTCGACTACCTCGACGAGAACGGTCAGCCGCATCACGTGGACGGTCAGTTGCCGTGGTCGTTCACGATCGTCACCACGCTGCCGTCGATGTCGGCCAACATCGTCGCCCAGGCCGGCACCGGTGCGTCCGATCTCCGTTGCCGCGTCGTCGTCGACGGCCAAGTGCGCGACGACCGCTCCACCGACGAATACCACCCGTTCATCTACTGCTTGGTAAAATCCGTATGA
- a CDS encoding ATP-dependent DNA ligase, whose product MKLPVMPPVSPMLAKPVAEMPPDASYEPKWDGFRSILFRDGDDVELGSRNERPMTRYFPELVDAARTELPPRCVIDGEIVIATPEGLDFEALQLRLHPAASRVRLLAGQTPASFIAFDLLALDDCDYTSRPFGERRAALVETLAGSGPTIHVTPATTDIRIARRWFSEFEGAGLDGIIAKPLNLTYQPDKRVMFKVKHQRTADCVVAGYRLHKSGDDAIGSLLLGLYTDGGALASVGVIGAFPMATRRALFTELQPLVTTFDDHPWNWAAQAAADPALARRYGVGSRWNAGKDLSFVPLRPERVVEVRYDHMEGKRFRHTAQFNRWRPDRDPRSCTYAQLEQPLTFRLDDIVPGLGRP is encoded by the coding sequence ATGAAGCTTCCTGTGATGCCGCCGGTCTCGCCGATGCTGGCGAAGCCGGTCGCAGAGATGCCGCCGGACGCGTCCTACGAGCCCAAGTGGGACGGTTTCCGGTCGATCCTGTTCCGCGACGGCGACGATGTGGAGCTGGGCAGCCGCAACGAGCGCCCGATGACGAGGTACTTCCCGGAACTGGTCGACGCGGCCCGCACGGAGTTGCCACCGCGCTGCGTGATCGACGGAGAGATCGTGATCGCCACCCCCGAAGGGCTCGACTTCGAGGCGCTGCAACTGCGTCTGCATCCCGCCGCGTCGCGGGTACGGTTGCTGGCCGGCCAGACGCCGGCGTCGTTCATCGCGTTCGATCTGCTCGCGCTCGACGACTGCGACTACACGTCGCGGCCCTTCGGTGAGCGGCGGGCGGCGCTGGTCGAGACGTTGGCCGGTTCCGGGCCGACCATTCACGTCACCCCGGCGACCACCGACATCAGAATCGCGCGGCGCTGGTTCTCCGAGTTCGAGGGCGCCGGCCTCGACGGCATCATCGCCAAACCGCTGAATCTGACCTACCAGCCGGACAAGCGGGTGATGTTCAAGGTCAAACACCAGCGCACCGCCGACTGCGTGGTCGCCGGGTACCGGCTGCACAAGTCGGGCGACGACGCGATCGGCTCGCTGCTGCTCGGGCTCTACACCGACGGCGGCGCTCTGGCGTCGGTGGGAGTCATCGGCGCGTTCCCGATGGCGACGCGGCGCGCGCTCTTCACCGAGTTGCAGCCGCTGGTGACGACCTTCGACGACCACCCGTGGAACTGGGCGGCGCAGGCGGCTGCCGATCCCGCGCTGGCGCGCAGATACGGTGTCGGCTCGCGGTGGAACGCCGGCAAGGACCTGTCGTTCGTGCCGTTGCGGCCCGAGCGCGTCGTCGAGGTGCGTTACGACCACATGGAAGGCAAAAGGTTCCGTCACACAGCGCAGTTCAACCGCTGGCGACCGGACCGCGACCCGCGCTCGTGCACCTACGCCCAGCTCGAGCAGCCGCTGACGTTCCGTCTGGATGACATCGTGCCGGGACTTGGCCGTCCTTGA
- a CDS encoding LLM class F420-dependent oxidoreductase, with the protein MDLGIHVPIFDIDGGTTAIAGELARVGSAVEESGATWLSFMDHFFQIEPTGLPAESHMLEGYTTLGFLAAHTSTVSLGLLVTGVTYRHPGLLAKTVTTLDVLSGGRAVLGIGAAWFEREHRGLGVPFPPIAERFERLEETLQICDQMWDPDNNGSFDGTHYHLEETLCSPQPINRPKVMIGGGGERKTLRLVAQYGDACNLFASSPDDVAHKLEVLRRHCDVAGRDYGTIRKTVMVNNPRPTPETRDEFVRAMADYAAIGVDTVIVTPTTGSPAAWIEGMTPAVKQLAELG; encoded by the coding sequence ATGGACCTCGGAATACACGTACCGATCTTCGACATCGACGGCGGAACCACGGCGATTGCGGGCGAGTTGGCCCGGGTCGGATCCGCAGTGGAGGAGTCCGGCGCCACCTGGCTGTCGTTCATGGACCACTTCTTCCAGATCGAGCCCACCGGGTTGCCGGCGGAGTCGCACATGCTCGAGGGCTACACCACGTTGGGCTTCCTCGCCGCGCACACGTCGACGGTCAGCCTGGGCCTGCTCGTCACCGGTGTCACCTACCGGCACCCGGGCCTGCTCGCCAAGACCGTCACCACCCTGGACGTGCTCTCCGGTGGTCGTGCGGTCCTGGGCATCGGGGCCGCGTGGTTCGAGCGGGAACACCGCGGCCTGGGAGTGCCGTTCCCGCCGATCGCGGAGCGCTTCGAACGTCTCGAGGAGACGCTGCAGATCTGCGATCAGATGTGGGATCCGGACAACAACGGTTCCTTCGACGGGACGCACTACCACCTCGAGGAGACGCTGTGCTCGCCGCAGCCGATCAACCGCCCGAAGGTGATGATCGGCGGGGGCGGTGAACGCAAGACGCTGCGGCTGGTGGCTCAGTACGGCGATGCCTGCAACCTGTTCGCCAGTTCGCCCGACGACGTGGCCCACAAGCTCGAGGTGCTGCGTCGGCACTGCGACGTCGCCGGTCGCGATTACGGCACCATTCGCAAGACGGTGATGGTCAACAATCCGCGGCCCACGCCCGAAACCCGTGACGAATTCGTCCGGGCCATGGCTGATTACGCCGCGATCGGTGTCGACACCGTGATCGTCACGCCCACGACCGGGTCGCCCGCGGCATGGATCGAAGGCATGACACCCGCGGTGAAGCAGCTCGCCGAATTGGGCTGA
- a CDS encoding HNH endonuclease signature motif containing protein, which produces MGSFVTGAAARERFSTLLDQVDAAYAEMTDLPCDTVGSRFRMEMAERLETQERRNRALMYRTFGQIADPPDEAAMAPMVKPRLAARLRIPVREVTRRFKTAAKVCARRQLSGPALPPLLPVVADALAAGTLGEDHLRAITTTMDKLPSATSAVDREDVEATLVRESAKQDADFVKEVGKRLDEVFNPDGHYDEADRARRRGLHLGAQGPDGMSKLWGWVDPENRAYIEACSAAVRPGRHLPDGSIENTPDDRTPSQRCHDGVKLGLKTALSSGQMGSHRGHPVTVIARTTLAELNQAAHAATNPDVSMPAPARTGGNTALPMRDLIRMATDAIHYLAVFDDHSDRPLYLGRQTRIATTDQRIICYSRDGGCTRPGCLEPGYHSEVHHSTDWARGGRTDADVLYFACGPDHKLLTDGHWTAAVTERGRLAWTDGTSSPGVNRAHQPDELLRGDPDG; this is translated from the coding sequence ATGGGTTCGTTCGTCACCGGCGCGGCGGCGCGAGAGCGGTTCAGCACGTTGCTGGACCAGGTCGACGCCGCCTACGCCGAGATGACCGACCTGCCCTGCGACACGGTCGGTTCCCGGTTCCGGATGGAGATGGCCGAGCGGCTGGAAACCCAGGAGCGGCGTAACCGCGCACTGATGTACCGGACCTTCGGCCAGATCGCCGATCCGCCCGACGAGGCCGCGATGGCCCCGATGGTCAAACCCCGGCTGGCCGCCAGACTGCGTATCCCGGTACGCGAGGTGACCCGCCGCTTCAAGACCGCCGCCAAGGTGTGCGCGCGCCGCCAACTCTCCGGCCCTGCCCTGCCTCCCCTACTGCCGGTGGTGGCCGACGCACTCGCCGCCGGAACGCTGGGCGAAGACCACCTGCGCGCGATCACCACCACCATGGACAAACTGCCATCGGCCACCTCAGCGGTCGACCGCGAGGACGTCGAAGCCACCTTGGTGCGCGAATCAGCCAAGCAAGACGCCGATTTCGTCAAAGAAGTCGGTAAGCGCCTCGACGAGGTGTTCAACCCCGACGGGCACTACGACGAAGCCGACCGGGCCCGCCGCCGTGGACTCCACCTGGGTGCGCAAGGCCCCGACGGGATGAGCAAGCTCTGGGGTTGGGTCGACCCGGAAAACCGCGCCTACATCGAAGCCTGCTCGGCTGCGGTCCGCCCCGGCCGTCACCTCCCCGACGGGAGCATCGAGAACACTCCCGACGACCGCACACCGAGTCAACGCTGCCACGACGGCGTCAAGCTCGGGCTCAAGACCGCCCTGTCCTCCGGGCAGATGGGCTCTCACCGCGGCCATCCGGTCACCGTGATCGCGCGCACCACGCTGGCCGAGCTCAACCAGGCCGCGCATGCCGCGACGAATCCGGACGTGTCGATGCCCGCGCCGGCGCGCACCGGCGGCAACACCGCGCTGCCGATGCGGGACCTGATCCGGATGGCCACCGACGCCATCCACTACCTCGCCGTGTTCGACGATCACAGCGACCGGCCGCTGTATCTGGGGCGTCAGACTCGCATCGCCACCACCGATCAGCGCATCATCTGCTACTCACGCGACGGCGGTTGCACCCGGCCCGGCTGCCTGGAACCCGGCTACCACAGCGAGGTCCACCACAGCACCGATTGGGCCCGCGGCGGCCGCACCGACGCCGACGTGCTGTACTTCGCCTGCGGCCCGGACCACAAACTGCTCACCGACGGCCACTGGACCGCGGCTGTCACGGAGCGCGGCCGCCTCGCCTGGACCGACGGCACCTCATCACCCGGCGTCAACCGCGCCCACCAGCCCGACGAACTGCTTCGCGGCGACCCCGACGGATGA